Proteins encoded by one window of Anticarsia gemmatalis isolate Benzon Research Colony breed Stoneville strain chromosome 15, ilAntGemm2 primary, whole genome shotgun sequence:
- the LOC142978710 gene encoding uncharacterized protein LOC142978710, protein MIPHINESKDDLEEVDLTYHVDKTKKVKWKDWILLNRPLKVIIALIITAIIVPVLIYQLHFISNLDLPPSDGFSFGSCLIARESRLPCGYGDVTQDQCHPECCYDLSNDACFHRFPSRFSYILNGNWTEDTIMNPRINTVPYGLQRSFTNIRLSIDEVSETHLSLTFYKSDEPIIGRKIEEKAYAYNISEGELNVIVNSTRGNIFNTARGPFIASNDIWEMAFKITDESMYGLGEIPLKEDTVKVIYNHRGGMSSIPLIFAKSNGTYHGLLIDTMAPTEINVRYGNQLVIRSITNWGLKFHLFVGPKPADIMKDVMALIGADKGLEYWMLGAHICSEPMTTLADLQSFITTASSQAMPFESHCGLGPIVFDSVSTCNSELVTSVNSGAAALRNARKKFVPHVSPYIRYTKPIVINETEADNVTETTTAATTIARPELCFDEEHLESIINDADNEEVYIGSVDEYDVIYPKYDNVSEEFMKQLWVFSDFDAVVLENSWPLDESEKLLNETHLHLPYFNENFETAFENTPLWNAKRPERYLNTHNEYGNQFADAFEKVKDVPIMTTSQWMNGNVVVNRQNVETSWSSLQRELVEASLGGISGHRYWSSPICGDTEDFDNSTHTRLCAKWYMAATYFPLIKIHSKEARRDPLAFVGNDRMYMITALERRMSIMPYLHTVLVEGPLLRPMFYQFPSEDVLADLKTQFSVGDDLLIVPNLQPSQSHVRFWLPPGNWFEFWSGLRIEGEPGEVMTMTTTDAEFLTLIRGGSILITQPETKLTTAETQQMAPYTIIIALHCETKNVTEEVTTEDDSDSTTTDTPRSGDETTTTPEDTTTAIPTITVCSAKGKFHMSPNMTLEFEADSDTLTITSKGDDYEVFCNFFEGTWDREVWYITIYGLDDDQNNFDSHRYEEVDIDFCELQSKDKITQKFV, encoded by the exons AAGTGAAATGGAAAGACTGGATTCTATTAAACCGCCCGTTAAAGGTGATCATAGCACTAATAATAACAGCGATAATAGTTCCAGTGCTCATATACCAGTTGCACTTCATCAGCAATCTGGACCTACCACCTTCAGACGGGTTCTCCTTCGGCTCGTGTCTCATCGCGAGGGAATCAAGACTGCCCTGTGGATATGGTGACGTCACCCAAGATCAATGCCACCCAGAATGTTGCTACGACCTTAGCAACGATGCCTGCTTTCATCGATTCCCCTCTAGATTTTCCTACATTCTGAACGGCAATTGGACCGAAGATACCATCATGAACCCCAGAATAAACACAGTACCGTATGGCTTACAAAGAAGCTTCACAAACATCAGACTATCCATCGACGAAGTCTCCGAAACACACCTGTCTTTAACCTTCTACAAATCAGATGAACCTATAATAGGACGAAAAATCGAAGAGAAAGCGTACGCGTACAATATTTCAGAAGGAGAATTAAACGTGATCGTTAATTCCACGCGTGGGAACATTTTCAACACCGCACGCGGGCCTTTTATAGCCTCCAATGACATATGGGAAATGGCCTTTAAAATCACAGACGAATCCATGTACGGTTTGGGCGAAATACCACTCAAAGAGGATacagtaaaagtaatttataaccACAGAGGCGGAATGAGTTCAATACCGCTAATATTTGCGAAATCAAACGGTACTTATCACGGACTTTTGATTGATACGATGGCTCCGACAGAAATAAATGTAAGATATGGTAACCAACTTGTAATTCGTAGTATAACGAATTGGGGATTAAAATTCCATTTATTTGTGGGTCCGAAACCGGCTGATATAATGAAAGATGTCATGGCTTTGATAGGGGCGGATAAAGGCCTGGAATATTGGATGCTTGGAGCCCATATATGTAG TGAACCAATGACAACATTAGCAGATCTTCAATCGTTCATCACAACGGCCAGTTCTCAAGCCATGCCGTTTGAAAGTCACTGCGGTCTGGGCCCGATAGTGTTCGACAGTGTATCTACATGTAATAGCGAACTTGTGACGTCTGTGAACAGCGGTGCAGCTGCCCTGAGGAATGCTAGGAAGAAGTTTGTACCCCACGTATCTccttat atacGATACACAAAACCAATAGTAATAAACGAGACAGAAGCGGACAATGTAACAGAAACTACCACAGCGGCAACAACAATAGCACGTCCTGAACTTTGCTTTGATGAAGAGCATCTTGAATCCATCATCAACGATGCAGACAATGAAGAAGTGTACATAGGCTCAGTAGACGAGTATGACGTGATATATCCAAAGTATGATAATGTCAGCGAAGAATTCATGAAGCAATTGTGGGTGTTTAGTGATTTTGATGCGGTTGTGTTAGAAAATAGCTGGCCTTTGGATGAATCTGAGAAGTTGCTTAATGAAACACATCTGCATTTGCCGTATTTTAATGAG AATTTCGAAACAGCTTTTGAAAACACTCCCTTGTGGAATGCAAAACGACCGGAGAGGTATCTCAACACGCACAACGAATATGGAAATCAATTTGCTGATGCCTTTGAGAAGGTCAAAGATGTACCGATCATGACCACCAGCCAATGGATGAACGGAAATGTGGTAGTGAACAGACAAAATGTAGAGACTAGTTGGTCCAGTCTGCAGAGAGAACTTGTTGAAGCCAGTTTGGGAGGGATATCTGGTCATAGATACTGGTCTTCTCCCATCTGTGGTGATACAGAAGACTTTGATAATAGCACTCATACAAGACTCTGTGCCAAATGGTATATGGCAGCTACTTACTTCCCACTAATCAAAATACATTCCAAAGAAGCTCGGAGAGATCCCTTAGCCTTCGTTGGCAATGACAGAATGTATATGATCACAGCATTAGAACGACGAATGTCTATAATGCCTTACCTACACACAGTTCTTGTAGAAGGTCCACTTCTAAGACCAATGTTTTACCAGTTTCCCTCAGAAGATGTATTAGCTGATTTGAAAACTCAATTTTCTGTTGGAGATGATTTGCTAATAGTTCCAAATTTACAACCAAGTCAGAGTCATGTTCGCTTTTGGCTGCCACCAGGGAATTGGTTTGAGTTTTGGAGTGGTCTGAGGATTGAAGGAGAACCGGGAGAAGTGATGACAATGACCACAACTGATGCTGAGTTCCTAACTTTGATTCGTGGTGGATCTATTTTAATAACGCAACCG GAAACCAAATTAACAACAGCCGAAACACAACAAATGGCACCCTACACTATCATCATAGCGTTGCACTGcgaaacgaaaaatgttaccGAAGAAGTGACAACTGAAGATGATTCAGACAGTACCACTACCGACACTCCAAGATCTGGTGACGAAACCACCACAACCCCAGAAGACACAACAACGGCTATACCAACTATAACTGTATGCTCAGCCAAAGGAAAATTCCATATGAGTCCAAACATGACTTTGGAATTCGAAGCTGATTCAGACACACTCACTATAACCTCAAAAGGTGACGATTATGAAGTTTTCTGCAATTTCTTCGAAGGTACATGGGATAGAGAAGTATGGTACATAACAATATACGGCCTCGATGATGATCAAAATAATTTCGATAGCCATCGATATGAAGAAGTTGATATAGATTTTTGTGAGTTGCAAAGTAAGGATAAAATTACTCAGAAATTCGTTTGA
- the LOC142978711 gene encoding ribose-phosphate pyrophosphokinase 2-like, with the protein MRPEENQEKPDEKKITRHFSNPGARMPNIKIFTGTSHPEIAKKIASRLGLDLGRATTKKFSNKETNVEIGESVRGEDVYIVQSGCGEINDNLMELFIMINACKIASASRVTAVIPSFPYSRQDKKEKSRAPITAKLLANLVSVAGADHVITIDLHSSQIQGFFNIPVDNLYAEPAITKWIKENIPDWSSSVMVSPDAGGVKRMTSIADRLDIDFAIIHKERQRANEGDSTVLVGSVKNKTAIMVDDLADTCDTIVKGAEALYEAGATKVYAILTHGVFAGNAIEKINNSNLEAIVVTNTIPQDKHMKLCPKIQTIDISVMLAEAIRRTHYAESVSYLFTNVPY; encoded by the coding sequence ATGAGACCTGAAGAAAATCAAGAGAAACCAGACGAGAAGAAAATAACTAGACACTTCTCAAACCCAGGAGCCAGAATGCCGAACATTAAGATATTTACCGGTACCTCGCACCCCGAGATCGCGAAAAAGATTGCTTCAAGACTCGGCCTTGACCTAGGCCGTGCTACGACGAAGAAATTCAGCAACAAAGAGACCAATGTTGAAATCGGAGAATCAGTTCGAGGTGAGGATGTGTACATTGTCCAGAGCGGTTGTGGTGAAATCAATGATAACCTCATGGAACTCTTTATCATGATTAATGCGTGCAAAATTGCGTCAGCGTCCCGTGTAACTGCTGTGATTCCAAGCTTCCCGTACTCCAGACAGGACAAGAAAGAGAAGAGCCGTGCTCCTATTACTGCTAAGTTGTTGGCAAACCTTGTATCAGTGGCTGGAGCTGACCACGTCATCACAATTGACTTGCACTCGTCACAAATCCAGGGCTTCTTCAACATCCCCGTGGACAATCTATACGCTGAACCAGCGATCACAAAATGGATCAAAGAAAACATTCCTGACTGGAGCAGCAGTGTGATGGTGTCTCCCGACGCTGGTGGTGTCAAGAGAATGACGTCAATTGCCGATCGTTTGGACATCGACTTCGCTATCATTCACAAGGAGAGGCAGAGAGCCAACGAGGGTGATTCAACAGTTCTTGTAGGCAGTGTGAAGAACAAGACAGCAATCATGGTTGACGATTTAGCTGATACCTGTGATACTATTGTCAAGGGCGCTGAAGCTTTATACGAGGCTGGAGCTACTAAAGTATATGCTATTTTAACTCACGGAGTATTCGCTGGCAATGCTATTGAGAAGATAAATAACTCTAATCTTGAGGCTATAGTAGTGACAAACACGATCCCACAAGACAAGCACATGAAGCTGTGCCCGAAAATCCAAACGATTGATATATCTGTGATGCTCGCTGAAGCGATCCGCCGCACTCACTACGCAGAATCTGTATCCTACTTGTTCACAAATGTACCTTATTAG